The proteins below come from a single Melospiza georgiana isolate bMelGeo1 chromosome 4, bMelGeo1.pri, whole genome shotgun sequence genomic window:
- the SLC25A3 gene encoding phosphate carrier protein, mitochondrial, translated as MFSSIAPLARHNPFYAPHFQLVQDGVRKRPAEPAEASATRRSLAAASADEEYSCEYGSLKFYALCGVGGVLSCGLTHTGVVPLDLVKCRMQVDPQKYKSIFNGFSVTIKEDGVRGLAKGWAPTFIGYSMQGLCKFGFYEVFKILYGNMLGEENAYLWRTSLYLAASASAEFFADIALAPMEAAKVRIQTQPGYANTLRQALPKMFAEEGIWAFYKGVAPLWMRQIPYTMMKFACFERTVEALYKYVVPKPRSECTKGEQLVVTFVAGYIAGVFCAIVSHPADSVVSVLNKEKGSSASQVLMRLGFRGVWKGLFARIIMIGTLTALQWFIYDSVKVYFRLPRPPPPEMPESLKKKLGLTE; from the exons ATGTTCTCGTCCATCGCGCCGCTCGCGCGGCACAACCCGTTCTACGCGCCGCACTTCCAGCTGGTGCAGGACGGCGTGAGAAAGCGCCCGGCGGAGCCCGCGGAGGCCTCCGCCACGCGGCGGAGCCTGGCGGCCGCGTCCGCCGACGAAG AATACAGTTGTGAATATGGCTCGCTCAAGTTTTATGCTCTCTGTGGCGTTGGTGGGGTCCTAAGTTGTGGCCTGACACACACTGGTGTCGTACCTCTGGATTTAGTGAAATGCCGTATGCAG GTCGATCCACAAAAATACAAGAGCATCTTCAATGGATTTTCGGTGACAATCAAGGAAGATGGTGTTCGTGGCTTGGCTAAGGGATGGGCTCCAACTTTTATTGGCTATTCCATGCAAGGGCTTTGTAAATTTGGTTTTTATGAAGTTTTCAAAATCTTGTATGGCAACATGCTGGGAGAG gaaaatgcctATTTGTGGCGTACTTCGCTCTATTTAGCTGCATCTGCCAGTGCGGAGTTTTTTGCTGACATTGCTCTGGCTCCAATGGAAGCTGCTAAAGTTCGCATTCAGACACAGCCTGGATATGCAAACACTCTACGGCAGGCTTTACCCAAAATGTttgcagaagaaggcatctgGGC TTTCTATAAAGGTGTTGCTCCACTATGGATGAGACAGATTCCATACACAATGATGAAGTTCGCCTGCTTTGAACGTACTGTTGAAGCTCTCTACAAGTACGTTGTTCCCAAGCCACGAAGTGAATGTACAAAAGGAGAACAGCTGGTAGTCACATTTGTTGCAGGCTATATTG CTGGTGTGTTCTGTGCAATTGTTTCCCATCCTGCTGACTCTGTGGTGTCTGTGTTGAACAAAGAAAAGGGCAGCTCAGCTTCACAGGTTCTTATGAGGCTTGGATTCAGAG GTGTATGGAAAGGTCTGTTTGCTCGTATCATTATGATTGGTACCCTGACTGCACTACAGTGGTTCATCTACGATTCTGTCAAGGTTTATTTCAGACTTCCTCGCCCACCTCCACCTGAAATGCCAGAATCTCTGAAGAAGAAGCTTGGTCTAACTGAATAG